One candidate division WOR-3 bacterium genomic window carries:
- a CDS encoding acetyl-CoA hydrolase/transferase C-terminal domain-containing protein, giving the protein MNWFDEYKKKKCSIEEAVSVVKSNDRIYISGNAATPMTLTQALAMRKDELHNVEVVHVLLFGDDPLSKPGMEGHFRHNSLFVGPGDRAAVNEGRADYIPIFLYEIPNLFYSGLLPLDVAFLHLSPPDEHGFMSFGVECLASKAAAETAKIVVAQVNEKMPRTLGDSFIHISRVHKIVEVSVDLPELEPVPFTEVERKIGEHIANLVEDGSTLQLGIGGIPNAALKAMFDKKDLGVHTEMVSDSIMEAIEAGVITGAKKTLHPYKVVATFYLGSRRLYEFIDNNPIFETHPTNYTNHPTVIARNDKMVAINSAIEVDITGQVCSDSIGTKIYSGFGGQVDFIRGAAQSKGGKPIIALPSTAKNDTISKIVPTLQVGAGVVTTRADVHYVVTEYGVAYLHGKNLRQRAEALINIAHPKFRPWLEEEAKKRKLL; this is encoded by the coding sequence ATGAATTGGTTTGACGAATATAAAAAGAAAAAATGCTCGATTGAAGAGGCAGTTTCGGTTGTGAAGAGTAATGACCGAATTTACATCAGCGGCAACGCCGCAACGCCCATGACTTTGACCCAGGCATTAGCTATGCGAAAGGATGAATTGCATAATGTTGAAGTTGTTCATGTGCTCCTCTTTGGTGATGATCCTCTCTCAAAGCCTGGTATGGAAGGACATTTTCGGCACAATTCTTTATTCGTTGGCCCAGGCGATCGCGCAGCAGTAAATGAGGGTAGGGCGGATTACATACCTATTTTCTTATACGAAATTCCCAACCTATTTTATTCGGGTCTTCTGCCACTTGATGTGGCCTTCTTGCATTTATCCCCACCTGATGAACATGGTTTCATGAGTTTTGGAGTAGAATGTTTGGCTTCTAAAGCCGCAGCGGAAACAGCAAAAATCGTTGTCGCCCAGGTTAATGAAAAAATGCCGCGCACCTTGGGTGATTCTTTTATTCATATCTCGCGTGTCCATAAAATTGTTGAAGTAAGTGTTGACTTGCCCGAGCTTGAGCCAGTTCCTTTCACAGAGGTTGAGAGAAAGATTGGAGAGCATATTGCGAATCTTGTTGAGGATGGTTCCACTCTCCAATTGGGGATTGGCGGAATACCTAATGCCGCTTTGAAGGCGATGTTTGATAAAAAGGATCTCGGTGTGCACACTGAGATGGTTTCTGATAGTATTATGGAAGCAATAGAAGCTGGTGTGATCACCGGAGCCAAAAAAACATTACATCCCTACAAGGTCGTTGCAACTTTCTATCTTGGCTCACGACGTTTATATGAGTTTATCGATAACAATCCTATTTTTGAAACACATCCCACAAATTATACGAATCACCCTACTGTTATTGCTCGTAACGATAAAATGGTCGCAATAAACTCGGCAATTGAAGTTGACATTACTGGCCAGGTCTGCTCAGATTCGATTGGAACAAAAATCTATTCCGGGTTTGGAGGACAGGTAGATTTCATTCGTGGTGCTGCACAGTCAAAAGGAGGAAAGCCGATCATTGCCTTACCTTCAACTGCGAAAAATGATACGATATCCAAGATTGTACCCACCCTACAGGTTGGAGCAGGAGTTGTTACGACCCGTGCGGATGTTCACTATGTTGTGACCGAATATGGTGTGGCCTATTTACATGGTAAAAATTTGCGCCAGCGCGCGGAAGCCTTGATCAATATTGCACATCCGAAGTTTCGCCCTTGGCTTGAAGAAGAGGCTAAAAAAAGAAAGCTGTTATAG
- a CDS encoding alpha/beta fold hydrolase has protein sequence MKFIRFLLLTFALIAFSFALRPEREYKAIPSDYGIIYREVEFLTADNLKLKGWFIPAQDTVGILNSVIGRLVPVPDELKPDVREYKTDTTRKPTIIICDGDAGNMTQFIFYAYHFFTKGYNVFLFDWRGFGKSSDWQTEQDRLCYTEYIDDYDATIGFVKKQPEVDTTRIGVMGFSTGAYLSFAIIAKRNDISAYVGRALMSSFDELLPVLKQSLPGRNFMAPENYPEELLPINAAEKIKIPVFLIVGEKDNRTPVWMSEKIMVKLNGPKELWIVPKAEHGGINGPEFINYPEFFDRVLAFFDKYLKK, from the coding sequence ATGAAATTCATAAGATTTTTATTGTTGACCTTTGCTTTAATCGCGTTTTCTTTTGCGCTCAGGCCAGAAAGAGAATATAAGGCGATACCTTCTGATTACGGTATTATTTACCGAGAGGTTGAATTTCTGACCGCAGATAATTTAAAACTAAAAGGCTGGTTCATTCCTGCTCAGGATACTGTTGGTATTTTGAACTCAGTTATCGGACGTCTCGTACCGGTTCCCGATGAGTTAAAACCCGATGTCAGAGAGTATAAAACAGATACTACAAGGAAACCAACGATTATTATCTGTGATGGTGATGCTGGTAATATGACACAATTTATATTCTATGCTTATCATTTTTTTACAAAAGGATATAACGTTTTCTTGTTTGACTGGCGTGGCTTTGGGAAAAGCTCAGATTGGCAAACCGAGCAGGACAGGTTGTGTTATACTGAATATATTGATGATTATGATGCCACAATTGGTTTTGTAAAAAAACAACCTGAAGTTGATACGACACGAATAGGAGTTATGGGTTTTTCCACGGGCGCTTATCTTTCCTTTGCAATCATTGCGAAAAGAAATGATATTTCTGCTTATGTAGGTAGGGCACTTATGAGTTCGTTTGATGAACTTTTACCAGTATTGAAACAATCATTACCGGGGCGAAACTTTATGGCACCAGAGAATTATCCCGAAGAACTATTACCTATAAATGCGGCTGAGAAGATTAAGATTCCAGTCTTTTTGATCGTTGGTGAAAAAGATAATCGAACACCGGTTTGGATGTCTGAGAAGATAATGGTCAAATTGAATGGTCCAAAAGAACTATGGATAGTTCCTAAAGCAGAGCACGGTGGTATAAACGGACCAGAATTCATCAATTATCCTGAATTCTTTGACAGGGTTCTGGCATTTTTTGATAAATATTTAAAAAAATAA
- a CDS encoding helix-turn-helix transcriptional regulator, giving the protein MNKYEARLKILSQSITFLKKIYPSEKLHYWVDIKTNRIGVPHRLWTLRVSLNMSEEEFARTIGLTLKDYQRFECIGAEVPEFVIKRVCAKFGIDKNWLKVL; this is encoded by the coding sequence ATGAATAAATATGAAGCCCGACTAAAAATTCTTTCTCAAAGTATTACGTTTTTGAAAAAAATATATCCATCTGAAAAATTACATTACTGGGTTGATATAAAAACAAATCGCATTGGCGTTCCTCATCGCTTGTGGACTTTGCGTGTAAGTTTAAATATGAGTGAAGAAGAATTTGCCCGCACAATTGGATTGACACTCAAAGACTATCAAAGATTTGAGTGCATCGGAGCGGAAGTGCCGGAATTTGTGATCAAAAGAGTTTGTGCAAAGTTTGGGATAGATAAAAATTGGCTAAAAGTATTATGA
- a CDS encoding alanine dehydrogenase produces the protein MIFGIPKELPPFKEIPEYRVGLSPMAVKELVLYGAKVYVEAGAGEGAGFTDEEYVKAGAEIVYSKEEAYRRAEIILKVRRPQQEEYSFIKDGQIIMGFMHLITATKEFLQVIREKKITLVGYEIIQKDDGRLPMVIPMSEMAGKLSVQIAGRLLESPSGGRGILLGSLPGIPPAEVVILGCGTLGSNAAKSFAALGANVYIVDILRDKLDNLACHTEGSRITTMFSTRHNIEKLIKFADVVIGAVLVPGKRTPVLVTTEMIKTMKRGAVIVDFDIDQGGSIETAKITPTGRFIYNVDGVVHFCMPNATTLVPRTASHVISSSVFPYLKIIAEYGFERALRELPELARGIYAENGEIRKEYLA, from the coding sequence ATGATATTTGGCATACCTAAGGAATTACCGCCATTTAAAGAAATCCCTGAGTATCGGGTTGGGCTTTCGCCAATGGCGGTCAAAGAATTGGTCCTTTACGGAGCAAAAGTGTATGTAGAGGCGGGCGCTGGTGAGGGCGCGGGATTTACGGATGAAGAGTATGTTAAAGCGGGTGCTGAGATAGTTTATTCGAAGGAAGAAGCCTATCGCCGGGCAGAGATTATCCTGAAAGTACGTCGTCCCCAGCAGGAAGAATATTCTTTCATAAAAGACGGTCAAATCATAATGGGTTTTATGCATCTTATTACAGCAACGAAAGAATTTCTTCAGGTTATTAGGGAAAAAAAGATTACCCTTGTCGGTTATGAGATAATTCAAAAAGACGATGGACGATTACCTATGGTAATCCCAATGAGTGAGATGGCGGGAAAATTATCGGTCCAGATCGCCGGCCGGCTTCTTGAATCACCTAGTGGTGGGCGGGGTATTTTATTGGGTAGTTTACCCGGCATCCCACCGGCGGAGGTGGTAATTTTAGGTTGTGGTACACTCGGTTCAAATGCGGCCAAGAGTTTTGCAGCACTGGGAGCTAATGTCTACATTGTGGATATCCTCCGCGATAAGCTTGACAACCTCGCCTGTCATACTGAGGGCAGCCGTATTACAACGATGTTTTCAACAAGGCACAATATAGAGAAACTTATTAAATTTGCCGATGTAGTAATTGGGGCAGTGCTTGTTCCCGGGAAAAGGACACCTGTGCTGGTGACAACCGAGATGATTAAGACGATGAAACGCGGTGCTGTTATAGTTGATTTTGATATCGACCAAGGTGGCTCGATTGAGACGGCAAAGATTACTCCGACAGGAAGATTCATTTACAACGTTGATGGGGTAGTTCATTTTTGCATGCCTAATGCTACCACCTTAGTGCCCCGCACTGCCAGTCATGTAATTTCATCAAGCGTTTTTCCGTATCTTAAAATAATTGCTGAATATGGCTTTGAACGTGCATTACGGGAGTTACCCGAACTTGCCAGGGGTATTTATGCAGAGAACGGTGAAATTAGAAAGGAGTATTTGGCATGA
- a CDS encoding PLP-dependent aspartate aminotransferase family protein: protein MHIETDIVHGGVHPDEKTGAHVPPIYMTSTFVFKDADHGARLFKGEEEGYIYTRLGNPTIDLLAKKMAILESGEAGLAFASGMAAVFATVLTCCKSGDHIISDKVIYGGSYALFQGLLPKIGITTTFVDTTNDSEIENNLKSNTRLIFVESPANPTLKINDIAHLADIAHRRNILLCVDNTFATPYLQRPIELGADIVIHSATKYLGGHGDLIGGIVVGKKDFIKKMADEVAKDVGGCISPVNAWLILRGLKTLAVRMERHSANAMALARFLKNHPKVEKVYYPGLEDHPGYEIAKKQMRYFGGMLGFDLKGGKEAGKVVMNSVKVCTLAVSLGDTDTLIEHPASMTHSTYTEEELIKAGINPGFVRMSVGIENVEDLIDDLEQALSKI, encoded by the coding sequence ATGCACATAGAGACTGACATCGTGCACGGTGGGGTGCATCCCGATGAAAAAACCGGTGCTCATGTACCGCCGATATATATGACTTCAACATTTGTGTTTAAGGATGCCGATCACGGTGCACGATTATTTAAAGGTGAGGAAGAAGGTTACATCTATACGCGTCTGGGCAACCCAACGATTGATTTGCTGGCAAAAAAGATGGCAATTCTGGAATCGGGTGAAGCGGGCTTGGCATTTGCTTCAGGCATGGCGGCGGTCTTTGCAACGGTGCTGACTTGCTGCAAGAGTGGCGACCACATTATTTCTGATAAGGTAATTTATGGTGGTTCCTATGCACTTTTTCAAGGGCTGTTACCCAAAATCGGTATCACTACGACATTTGTTGATACCACCAACGATTCTGAGATAGAGAATAATCTCAAATCAAATACTCGGTTGATTTTTGTTGAATCGCCGGCGAATCCAACTTTAAAAATAAATGACATTGCGCATCTTGCAGACATTGCCCACCGTCGAAACATTTTGCTTTGTGTGGATAATACCTTTGCTACACCTTATTTGCAACGACCGATTGAACTTGGTGCAGATATCGTTATACATTCCGCCACTAAATATTTAGGAGGACATGGAGACTTGATTGGCGGTATTGTGGTAGGAAAAAAAGATTTTATAAAAAAAATGGCAGACGAAGTGGCAAAGGATGTTGGGGGATGTATTTCGCCCGTCAATGCCTGGCTGATACTCCGTGGTTTGAAGACACTGGCGGTGAGAATGGAAAGACATAGTGCAAATGCAATGGCTCTGGCGAGATTTTTGAAAAATCATCCAAAGGTTGAAAAGGTTTATTACCCTGGTCTTGAAGACCACCCCGGATATGAAATTGCCAAAAAACAGATGCGTTATTTTGGTGGAATGCTGGGTTTTGATTTAAAAGGCGGCAAAGAAGCCGGAAAGGTCGTTATGAACTCGGTTAAAGTCTGTACCCTTGCAGTGAGTCTTGGTGATACTGATACTTTAATAGAACATCCTGCATCAATGACCCATTCAACTTATACTGAAGAAGAATTAATAAAAGCAGGGATCAATCCAGGATTTGTCAGAATGTCCGTGGGCATAGAAAATGTTGAAGATCTAATTGACGACTTAGAACAGGCATTATCTAAAATCTGA
- the mce gene encoding methylmalonyl-CoA epimerase → MNISHIAIAVKDISKSLKIWQDVLGLKLIKIVDVPEQQVKVAVMELGDTHIELLEPLSSDSSVARFIEKKGEGLHHIALTVEDIICTLENLKRSGVRLIDEKPRKGAMDSQIAFIHPQSTGGVLIELCQK, encoded by the coding sequence ATGAATATTTCCCACATTGCAATTGCGGTGAAAGACATCTCCAAAAGTCTCAAGATTTGGCAGGATGTTCTTGGTTTAAAGTTGATAAAGATTGTGGATGTCCCAGAGCAGCAAGTGAAAGTTGCGGTAATGGAGTTAGGCGATACGCATATTGAGTTGCTTGAACCCTTGAGTTCCGATAGTTCTGTTGCAAGATTCATTGAAAAAAAGGGTGAGGGGCTCCATCACATTGCCTTGACGGTCGAAGATATCATCTGCACACTCGAAAACCTCAAAAGATCTGGTGTGCGGCTCATTGATGAAAAACCACGCAAGGGAGCAATGGATTCGCAGATAGCTTTTATTCACCCTCAGAGCACAGGTGGAGTGCTTATTGAACTATGTCAGAAATAG
- a CDS encoding sodium/proline symporter: protein MNNMLIYAMVIVLYLLLLLVIGIISGRKTKDTSDFYLGGRNIGPWVTSLSYVAAYFSSVVIIGGGAFGWLYGMSTLWIGAINVLLGTTVCWIVLGPRMREITHRLNVITIPEFLKRRYDSNFALIFSSLVIAIFLIVYNVSMLKGMGHIFEGLIGVSYIYGLLISSVIILFYVSIGGYIAVVWTSFIQAWIMGIGLITLTIFTLKSVGGISNAAFNLSVINKGYVDTPGVWNWQGLISYALIVSFGVWGMPQLLVRFYSIKKLSFFKIGTPVAALGTCLALLPYFNGAISRILFPSLKNPDLAIPMLVKSVLNPVGSSIFLAAVLAAGMSTFSSVLIIITGSIIKDFLKEGLKLNYDDKRMLTMSKITTLIVGIISIIIAIKPPALVLALTAFSWAIISSTTLWPVLFGLYAGWVTKAGVISSMIGGFLVALIWMALKQPFKVHGFIPGIIISFMIITLVSLFTKKYDKEFLETIYHKK, encoded by the coding sequence ATGAATAATATGCTTATATATGCCATGGTTATAGTGCTTTATCTTCTATTATTGCTCGTTATTGGTATCATTTCTGGCAGAAAAACAAAAGATACTTCGGACTTTTATCTGGGTGGACGAAATATCGGTCCCTGGGTGACTTCTCTGTCTTATGTAGCAGCATATTTCAGTTCAGTTGTGATAATTGGAGGTGGTGCATTTGGCTGGCTTTACGGAATGTCAACACTTTGGATTGGTGCAATAAATGTTCTACTGGGAACGACTGTATGCTGGATTGTTCTTGGTCCGAGAATGAGAGAAATTACCCATAGACTGAATGTCATTACTATTCCTGAATTTCTAAAGAGAAGATATGATTCAAACTTTGCTTTAATATTTTCTTCGCTTGTGATAGCGATATTTTTGATAGTTTATAATGTGAGTATGCTCAAAGGTATGGGGCATATATTTGAAGGATTGATTGGTGTTTCATATATCTACGGTCTTTTGATTTCTTCGGTGATAATACTTTTTTATGTATCAATTGGTGGATATATTGCAGTTGTTTGGACAAGTTTTATACAGGCTTGGATAATGGGAATAGGATTGATAACACTCACAATTTTTACATTGAAAAGTGTCGGTGGCATTTCAAACGCTGCATTTAATCTCTCTGTAATTAATAAGGGATATGTTGATACACCCGGCGTATGGAATTGGCAGGGATTGATTTCTTATGCATTGATAGTCAGTTTTGGAGTTTGGGGTATGCCCCAACTTCTGGTTAGATTTTATTCAATTAAGAAACTCAGTTTTTTCAAGATAGGAACACCAGTCGCAGCGCTTGGGACTTGTCTTGCACTTCTGCCGTATTTTAATGGCGCTATATCAAGAATACTTTTTCCTTCATTGAAGAATCCTGACCTTGCAATACCGATGCTTGTAAAATCTGTTCTTAACCCTGTAGGCTCCTCAATATTTCTGGCAGCAGTCCTTGCTGCAGGTATGTCAACATTTTCGTCAGTATTAATAATAATCACTGGTTCAATAATCAAAGATTTTTTGAAAGAAGGATTGAAATTAAATTATGATGACAAGAGGATGCTTACGATGAGCAAAATCACAACACTCATTGTAGGTATTATCTCAATTATAATTGCTATAAAACCGCCCGCCCTTGTACTTGCTTTAACTGCGTTCTCTTGGGCAATCATATCTTCTACTACACTCTGGCCGGTTCTATTTGGACTTTACGCAGGATGGGTTACCAAAGCTGGAGTAATTTCTTCAATGATTGGTGGCTTTCTCGTAGCACTGATATGGATGGCTCTAAAACAACCATTCAAAGTTCATGGATTTATCCCTGGAATTATCATCTCCTTTATGATAATTACACTGGTTAGTCTGTTCACAAAAAAATATGACAAAGAATTTTTGGAGACGATTTACCACAAAAAATAA